The following coding sequences are from one Bos indicus x Bos taurus breed Angus x Brahman F1 hybrid chromosome 5, Bos_hybrid_MaternalHap_v2.0, whole genome shotgun sequence window:
- the BCL2L14 gene encoding apoptosis facilitator Bcl-2-like protein 14 isoform X2, giving the protein MCTASPCDLEEIPLDDEDSDSLEFKILEFYVKHHVFQNTSAILSPKHLRTRSLSQKGPERWPVSEAWTQGPWPCRHSQSSEKAINLTKKKSSWRTLFGVAEKEEDSQSSPPEICAQAQRSGVPQARPRSPKWPRSRSSMDQRLEHKAADPRVVSIANRVAEIVYSWPPPEEVHSQGGGFKSKGVLVFQGPQGQSGAESTKKVDDEGPSWLLSLQHLELQGKRFSSHGGALQPQNQTEGEDQIIARIVELLKYSGEQLERELKKDKVLMTCFQDVLSYSVVKTITDQFLRGVDTRGESEVKAQSFKAALAIDVIAKLTTIDNHPMNRVLGFGTKYLKENFSPWIQQHGGWEKILRMPHEEVD; this is encoded by the exons ATGTGCACTGCCAGCCCCTGTGACCTGGAAGAGATCCCCCTGGATGATGAGGACTCAGACAGCTTGGAGTTCAAAATCCTGGAGTTCTATGTCAAACACCACGTCTTCCAGAACACCTCTGCCATCCTCTCACCGAAGCACCTGAGAACAAGGAGTCTGTCCCAGAAAGGGCCAGAGCGCTGGCCAGTGAGTGAGGCATGGACGCAGGGGCCGTGGCCCTGCAGACATTCTCAGTCCAGCGAGAAGGCCATAAACCTCACCAAGAAAAAATCATCCTGGAGGACCCTCTTCGGGGTagcagagaaggaggaagacTCACAGAGCTCGCCTCCGGAAATCTGTGCCCAGGCACAAAGGTCGGGGGTACCTCAGGCCCGTCCTCGGAGTCCGAAATGGCCAAGGTCCCGCTCCAGCATGGACCAGCGCTTAGAGCACAAAG CCGCGGACCCCAGAGTCGTTTCCATTGCCAACCGAGTCGCTGAAATCGTTTATTCCTGGCCGCCGCCAGAAGAGGTCCACAGCCAGGGAGGAGGCTTCAAGTCCAAAGGGGTTCTGGTATTCCAGGGTCCCCAAGGGCAGTCTGGAGCTGAAAGTACCAAGAAAG tggacgatgAGGGGCCCAGCTGGCTCTTGAGTTTGCAGCACCTTGAGCTACAAGGCAAAAGATTCTCCAGTCATGGCGGTGCCCTCCAACCCCAGAACCAGACTG AAGGAGAAGACCAAATAATAGCCAGAATTGTTGAGCTGCTGAAATATTCGGGGGAGCAGTTGGAAAGAGAG TTGAAGAAAGACAAGGTTTTGATGACCTGCTTCCAGGATGTGTTATCCTATTCTGTTGTCAAGACCATCACAGACCAGTTCCTAAGGGGCGTGGACACCAGGGGAGAATCAGAGGTCAAAGCTCAGAGCTTTAAAGCTGCTCTTGCAATAGATGTCATAGCCAAGCTCACGACCATCGACAACCACCCCATGAACAGGGTGCTGGGTTTTGGAACCAAGTACCTGAAAGAGAATTTCTCGCCCTGGATCCAGCAGCATGGTGGATGG gAGAAAATACTTAGGATGCCACACGAAGAAGTAGACTGA
- the BCL2L14 gene encoding apoptosis facilitator Bcl-2-like protein 14 isoform X1: MCTASPCDLEEIPLDDEDSDSLEFKILEFYVKHHVFQNTSAILSPKHLRTRSLSQKGPERWPVSEAWTQGPWPCRHSQSSEKAINLTKKKSSWRTLFGVAEKEEDSQSSPPEICAQAQRSGVPQARPRSPKWPRSRSSMDQRLEHKAADPRVVSIANRVAEIVYSWPPPEEVHSQGGGFKSKGVLVFQGPQGQSGAESTKKACGSLSQTPVDDEGPSWLLSLQHLELQGKRFSSHGGALQPQNQTEGEDQIIARIVELLKYSGEQLERELKKDKVLMTCFQDVLSYSVVKTITDQFLRGVDTRGESEVKAQSFKAALAIDVIAKLTTIDNHPMNRVLGFGTKYLKENFSPWIQQHGGWEKILRMPHEEVD; the protein is encoded by the exons ATGTGCACTGCCAGCCCCTGTGACCTGGAAGAGATCCCCCTGGATGATGAGGACTCAGACAGCTTGGAGTTCAAAATCCTGGAGTTCTATGTCAAACACCACGTCTTCCAGAACACCTCTGCCATCCTCTCACCGAAGCACCTGAGAACAAGGAGTCTGTCCCAGAAAGGGCCAGAGCGCTGGCCAGTGAGTGAGGCATGGACGCAGGGGCCGTGGCCCTGCAGACATTCTCAGTCCAGCGAGAAGGCCATAAACCTCACCAAGAAAAAATCATCCTGGAGGACCCTCTTCGGGGTagcagagaaggaggaagacTCACAGAGCTCGCCTCCGGAAATCTGTGCCCAGGCACAAAGGTCGGGGGTACCTCAGGCCCGTCCTCGGAGTCCGAAATGGCCAAGGTCCCGCTCCAGCATGGACCAGCGCTTAGAGCACAAAG CCGCGGACCCCAGAGTCGTTTCCATTGCCAACCGAGTCGCTGAAATCGTTTATTCCTGGCCGCCGCCAGAAGAGGTCCACAGCCAGGGAGGAGGCTTCAAGTCCAAAGGGGTTCTGGTATTCCAGGGTCCCCAAGGGCAGTCTGGAGCTGAAAGTACCAAGAAAG CCTGTGGTTCTCTTTctcaaaccccagtggacgatgAGGGGCCCAGCTGGCTCTTGAGTTTGCAGCACCTTGAGCTACAAGGCAAAAGATTCTCCAGTCATGGCGGTGCCCTCCAACCCCAGAACCAGACTG AAGGAGAAGACCAAATAATAGCCAGAATTGTTGAGCTGCTGAAATATTCGGGGGAGCAGTTGGAAAGAGAG TTGAAGAAAGACAAGGTTTTGATGACCTGCTTCCAGGATGTGTTATCCTATTCTGTTGTCAAGACCATCACAGACCAGTTCCTAAGGGGCGTGGACACCAGGGGAGAATCAGAGGTCAAAGCTCAGAGCTTTAAAGCTGCTCTTGCAATAGATGTCATAGCCAAGCTCACGACCATCGACAACCACCCCATGAACAGGGTGCTGGGTTTTGGAACCAAGTACCTGAAAGAGAATTTCTCGCCCTGGATCCAGCAGCATGGTGGATGG gAGAAAATACTTAGGATGCCACACGAAGAAGTAGACTGA